In Simplicispira sp. 125, one DNA window encodes the following:
- a CDS encoding copper chaperone PCu(A)C yields MSLSRITTPLFLAAALLSGASHAQTAAPVAVDGAWARASVPGQKATGAFMRLTAAQATSLVRAESPAAGVTEVHEMKMEGDVMKMRAVPSLELPAGKAVELKPGGYHVMLMDLKAPLAKGATVPLTLVFKDAQGAESQMQLQLPVAAQAPGAAAGHGMGMKH; encoded by the coding sequence ATGTCACTGTCACGTATCACCACCCCCTTGTTCCTCGCTGCGGCCTTGCTGAGCGGCGCTTCCCATGCCCAGACTGCGGCTCCTGTCGCCGTGGATGGCGCCTGGGCCCGTGCCAGCGTGCCGGGCCAAAAAGCCACGGGCGCCTTCATGCGCCTGACCGCTGCCCAGGCCACCAGCCTGGTGCGCGCCGAATCGCCCGCCGCTGGTGTGACCGAGGTGCACGAGATGAAGATGGAAGGCGATGTCATGAAAATGCGTGCTGTTCCTTCCCTGGAACTGCCCGCAGGCAAGGCTGTGGAGCTCAAGCCCGGCGGCTACCACGTCATGCTGATGGATTTGAAGGCCCCGCTGGCCAAGGGCGCGACAGTGCCCCTGACCCTGGTGTTCAAGGATGCCCAGGGCGCTGAGAGTCAAATGCAGCTGCAGCTGCCCGTGGCGGCACAGGCCCCTGGGGCCGCCGCCGGCCATGGCATGGGCATGAAGCACTGA
- a CDS encoding rhodanese-like domain-containing protein, producing MNLRSIARNSLSSLALLLAAQLVHAQLTVIVAVEPTARKAAHTILRSAMESGLSKATSLTATVSTSEDLADVMRATRSAGYDVFIGPAQVAASTLPRGYELIGATHKSEQYLLVSTPQVDNTGAMKGRRLYLPQQDSIYTYMARGMLNEAGLSFKDLKTVQHEKHPQAGLSSITLGATDATVVRADEWAEWNTAHPGSAKVLATSQPVPGGFTVVVKKDLPADVRAKLAQWFGSASTQAGLAPVILRPDAAEYQRVAELGLFTPSSLPGVQRITAKEAQQLQGALFVDTRTEKEFKARRIKGALWAAYIEKSLKDVAFNAAQDDFSALDKLPAGSQDKPVVFACNGAECWKSYKAAKVAASKGFKKVYWLRGGVPEWAADGLPTEGS from the coding sequence ATGAACCTCCGATCCATTGCTCGCAACTCTCTGTCGAGCCTGGCCTTGCTGCTGGCCGCGCAGCTTGTGCACGCGCAACTGACGGTCATCGTGGCCGTGGAACCCACGGCCCGCAAGGCGGCGCACACCATTCTTCGCAGCGCCATGGAGTCAGGCCTGTCCAAGGCCACCTCGCTGACGGCGACCGTTTCCACCAGCGAAGATCTTGCCGATGTGATGCGCGCCACCCGCAGCGCGGGTTACGACGTGTTCATCGGACCTGCGCAGGTGGCGGCCTCCACACTGCCGCGCGGGTATGAGCTGATCGGCGCCACGCACAAGTCTGAACAATATCTGCTGGTCAGCACACCACAGGTGGACAACACTGGCGCCATGAAGGGACGCAGGTTGTACCTGCCGCAGCAGGATTCGATTTACACCTACATGGCACGGGGCATGCTCAACGAAGCCGGGCTGTCTTTCAAAGATCTCAAAACCGTGCAGCATGAGAAGCACCCACAGGCGGGACTGAGCTCCATCACGCTGGGCGCCACCGATGCCACCGTGGTGCGCGCCGATGAATGGGCTGAGTGGAACACCGCCCACCCCGGCAGCGCGAAAGTGCTGGCCACCAGCCAACCTGTGCCCGGCGGCTTTACGGTGGTGGTCAAAAAAGACCTGCCAGCCGATGTGCGCGCCAAGCTCGCCCAATGGTTTGGCAGCGCCAGCACCCAGGCGGGACTGGCGCCGGTGATCTTGCGACCCGACGCAGCCGAATACCAGCGCGTGGCCGAGCTGGGTCTGTTCACGCCTTCCAGCCTGCCCGGGGTGCAGCGGATCACTGCCAAAGAGGCGCAGCAACTGCAGGGCGCGCTCTTCGTGGATACCCGGACGGAAAAGGAATTCAAGGCCCGCCGTATCAAGGGCGCCCTGTGGGCGGCCTATATCGAGAAAAGCCTGAAGGACGTTGCCTTCAATGCCGCGCAGGACGACTTCAGCGCGCTCGACAAGCTGCCCGCGGGCAGCCAGGACAAGCCCGTGGTTTTTGCCTGCAATGGAGCCGAATGCTGGAAGTCGTACAAGGCCGCCAAGGTCGCCGCCAGCAAGGGCTTCAAGAAGGTGTATTGGCTGCGCGGCGGCGTGCCTGAATGGGCTGCAGACGGCTTGCCCACCGAGGGGAGCTAA
- a CDS encoding PhaM family polyhydroxyalkanoate granule multifunctional regulatory protein: MSDTSTTGFGKFVPGFDFLQNLAKGASSNIPQMPNLSSWVAPTINVEELEKRVDELKAVQFWLEQNSRALAATIQALEVQKMTLATLKGMNFSMGDVANAFKLKTADTVMDGVHKAGETLASAAQAVSGVAHRVSDMAAPEPAAHAAPAKKSKAAAAQAASMVDPMQWWGALTQQFQQIATDAMKDAAKQTALDTTRNLATGLAKEAFRTATGMAGQMAAKGVQSASRRVMPAKAQSAAPAPARKAAPRKAAAKKTTAAKTTARRPAAKKAR; the protein is encoded by the coding sequence ATGAGCGACACATCAACCACCGGTTTCGGTAAATTCGTGCCAGGTTTTGACTTTCTGCAGAACCTTGCCAAGGGCGCATCCAGCAATATTCCGCAGATGCCCAATCTGTCCAGCTGGGTCGCGCCGACCATCAACGTTGAAGAGCTGGAAAAGCGGGTCGATGAACTCAAGGCCGTGCAGTTTTGGCTGGAGCAAAATTCACGCGCGCTGGCGGCCACTATCCAGGCCCTGGAGGTGCAGAAGATGACCCTGGCCACGCTCAAGGGCATGAACTTCAGCATGGGCGACGTGGCCAACGCTTTCAAACTCAAAACGGCCGATACCGTGATGGATGGCGTGCACAAAGCCGGTGAAACCCTGGCCAGCGCGGCCCAGGCTGTCTCGGGCGTGGCGCATCGTGTGTCCGATATGGCGGCGCCCGAACCGGCTGCCCATGCCGCACCCGCCAAGAAATCCAAAGCTGCCGCAGCACAGGCGGCGAGCATGGTCGACCCCATGCAGTGGTGGGGGGCACTCACACAGCAGTTCCAGCAAATTGCCACCGACGCCATGAAGGACGCCGCGAAGCAGACCGCCCTTGATACCACCCGCAACCTGGCGACAGGCCTGGCCAAGGAGGCTTTCCGTACAGCCACCGGCATGGCCGGTCAGATGGCGGCCAAGGGGGTGCAAAGCGCATCCCGCCGCGTGATGCCCGCCAAGGCGCAGAGCGCCGCACCGGCGCCTGCGCGCAAGGCAGCGCCCCGCAAGGCTGCAGCCAAAAAGACGACGGCGGCGAAGACCACCGCACGCCGACCCGCAGCCAAGAAGGCACGCTGA
- a CDS encoding c-type cytochrome: MALPVPALADDAELVARGKALFTTVKPACAVCHTLAAAGSEGQVGPVLDELKPDAARVLQALQSGLGVMPSYAEQLSETDMRALAAFVSHSTGGAPLAR, encoded by the coding sequence ATGGCTTTGCCGGTACCTGCCCTGGCGGATGACGCCGAGCTTGTGGCACGGGGGAAAGCCCTGTTCACCACCGTGAAACCCGCCTGCGCGGTCTGCCACACACTGGCTGCCGCAGGCTCTGAGGGGCAGGTGGGCCCCGTACTGGATGAGCTCAAACCAGATGCGGCCCGTGTGCTGCAGGCTTTGCAGTCTGGCCTGGGTGTCATGCCGTCTTATGCGGAGCAGCTCAGTGAAACGGACATGCGGGCCCTTGCCGCCTTTGTCTCCCACTCCACGGGTGGGGCCCCCCTGGCGCGCTGA
- the recD gene encoding exodeoxyribonuclease V subunit alpha: MKTTLTILRQWSDAGWLRRLDSALAALVAELDPQAAPEVLVVTALLAHMEGRGHTCLALASQLRDPGALLGWPPDAQAALQDFWHTLPDGLQTWVAALQASPAVRQAGLQADAGQPLVLGGSPDAPLLYLRRYWVDETRVAQALRARTAAPLPVDEALARQWLDRLFASDAPVPDRGVDWQKIACAIALRSRLSVITGGPGTGKTYTAARLLALLAAVDAQPERLRVALAAPTGKAAARLKQSIDAALEELQQRLGDTLDLHAFARRMGAARTLHGLLGARPDTRRFRRHAAHPLDVDVLIVDEASMVHLEMMAALLDALPARARVVFLGDKDQLASVEAGAVLGDLCRDAQAGRYSPETARYALQAAGERIPAPCLQAQGTPPALAQHTVMLRESRRFGGPIGQLALAVNRGDGAAARQLLAGDATLAVQALEGVDAVAVVRLALQGRPGAPACYRDYLACMAQPPTDASAGLAHEDWVRSVLTAFERFRLLCAVREGEWGAAGLNRAVEAALRAAGLLGGRGEWYAGRPVMVTRNDAALGVFNGDIGIVLPGASTQSGLRVYFADGAQLRSVGVARLAHVETAFAMTVHKSQGSEFEHTVLVLPPRAGAVLGRELVYTGITRARQAFTLVAAQPGLLAQAVQARTYRASGLRERLERPLEPDGGC, encoded by the coding sequence ATGAAGACCACCTTGACAATCCTGCGCCAGTGGAGCGACGCAGGCTGGCTGCGCCGGCTCGACAGCGCACTGGCCGCCCTGGTGGCCGAACTGGACCCGCAGGCCGCGCCCGAGGTACTGGTCGTCACGGCCCTGCTGGCCCACATGGAAGGGCGCGGCCACACCTGCCTTGCACTGGCGTCCCAGCTGCGCGACCCCGGCGCGCTGCTGGGCTGGCCGCCCGATGCGCAAGCCGCCTTGCAAGACTTTTGGCACACCCTGCCCGATGGGCTGCAAACCTGGGTCGCTGCACTGCAGGCCAGCCCTGCTGTGCGCCAGGCCGGGCTGCAGGCCGATGCAGGCCAGCCCCTGGTGCTGGGCGGCAGCCCTGATGCACCGCTGCTTTACCTGCGCCGCTACTGGGTCGACGAAACCCGGGTGGCCCAGGCCCTGCGGGCGCGCACCGCCGCACCCTTGCCGGTGGACGAAGCGCTGGCGCGCCAGTGGCTCGATCGTCTCTTTGCCTCTGATGCACCGGTACCCGATCGCGGTGTGGACTGGCAGAAAATCGCCTGTGCGATAGCGCTGCGTTCGCGCTTGTCCGTCATCACCGGGGGGCCGGGTACGGGCAAGACCTATACCGCCGCACGCCTGCTGGCGCTGCTGGCGGCGGTCGACGCACAACCCGAACGCTTGCGCGTGGCCCTGGCTGCGCCCACGGGCAAGGCAGCGGCGCGCCTCAAACAGTCCATTGATGCAGCCCTGGAGGAATTGCAGCAGCGCCTGGGCGATACCCTGGACCTGCATGCTTTTGCCCGGCGCATGGGCGCGGCGCGCACCCTGCATGGCCTGCTGGGTGCGCGGCCGGATACGCGGCGCTTTCGCCGCCACGCGGCCCATCCGCTCGATGTGGATGTGCTCATCGTGGATGAAGCCTCCATGGTGCACCTGGAAATGATGGCTGCGCTGCTCGACGCACTGCCCGCCCGTGCGCGTGTGGTGTTTCTGGGCGACAAAGACCAACTGGCCTCGGTGGAGGCCGGTGCGGTGCTGGGCGACCTGTGCCGTGATGCGCAGGCCGGACGCTACAGCCCGGAGACCGCGCGCTATGCGCTGCAGGCCGCAGGTGAGCGCATTCCGGCGCCGTGCCTGCAAGCCCAGGGCACGCCGCCCGCGCTGGCCCAGCACACCGTGATGCTGCGCGAGAGCCGCCGCTTTGGCGGTCCCATCGGCCAACTGGCACTGGCGGTGAACCGGGGCGATGGCGCTGCGGCCCGCCAACTGCTGGCGGGCGACGCCACCCTCGCCGTGCAGGCGCTGGAGGGGGTGGATGCCGTGGCGGTGGTGCGGCTGGCGCTGCAGGGGCGTCCCGGCGCACCCGCCTGTTACCGTGACTACCTGGCCTGCATGGCGCAGCCGCCCACGGATGCCTCAGCAGGCCTTGCGCACGAGGACTGGGTGCGCAGCGTGCTCACTGCGTTTGAGCGCTTTCGCCTGCTGTGCGCCGTGCGCGAGGGCGAGTGGGGCGCCGCTGGACTCAACCGCGCTGTCGAGGCTGCGCTGCGCGCTGCAGGCCTGCTGGGTGGGCGTGGCGAGTGGTATGCCGGGCGGCCCGTCATGGTCACGCGCAATGATGCGGCGCTGGGGGTCTTCAACGGCGACATTGGCATTGTGCTGCCTGGCGCCAGCACGCAGTCGGGTCTGCGCGTGTACTTTGCCGACGGTGCGCAACTGCGCTCGGTCGGGGTGGCGCGCCTGGCGCATGTGGAAACGGCCTTCGCCATGACGGTGCACAAAAGCCAGGGCTCGGAGTTTGAACACACCGTGCTGGTGCTGCCGCCGCGCGCGGGTGCGGTGCTGGGGCGCGAACTGGTCTACACCGGCATTACCCGCGCACGCCAGGCCTTCACCCTGGTGGCCGCGCAACCAGGCCTGCTGGCCCAGGCTGTGCAAGCGCGCACCTATCGTGCCAGCGGGCTGCGCGAGCGGCTGGAGCGACCGCTGGAGCCAGACGGCGGATGCTGA
- a CDS encoding FIST N-terminal domain-containing protein, whose amino-acid sequence MKLCPTGHATHPQWRMAAALALAQVRAQMALPAYAKAPALGLLYITDHFAAQAQELLNYLSAELPEITDWSGTVGVGVCASNAEYFDEPALALMLLELPCNEYRVFSGVAPLPRAGTSDFVAHTALVHADGRTPDVAGLIAEMAERTTSGYVFGGLSASRGASVQFAVGGSGNLAGHGAAGGVFAGGLSGVAFSADVPLLSRVTQGCQPVGATHRITAAQDNVVLQLDGQPALDVLLDTLEVSLDGDPQHAVERVRHTLAGLMDADGASQAGRTGHFGTDTRVRHIIGLDGARHGVALADQVETGMRLAFCQRNVAAARADLMRICAEIREELAPQELEPVSLNAPADAGLAPLHGALGATSLPQPGRHITGAIYVSCSGRGGAHFGAPGAELQIVRHALGDVPLVGFFAGGEIAHQHLYGYTGVLTVFCTGSSP is encoded by the coding sequence ATGAAGCTCTGTCCAACAGGTCACGCCACGCACCCGCAGTGGCGCATGGCAGCTGCATTGGCGCTGGCGCAGGTGCGCGCGCAGATGGCGCTGCCCGCCTACGCCAAGGCGCCTGCCTTGGGGCTGCTTTACATCACCGACCACTTCGCCGCACAGGCGCAGGAGTTGCTGAACTACCTGTCCGCCGAACTGCCGGAAATTACCGACTGGAGCGGCACCGTGGGCGTGGGTGTGTGCGCCAGCAATGCCGAATATTTTGACGAACCCGCCCTGGCGCTGATGCTGCTGGAATTGCCTTGCAACGAGTACCGGGTTTTCTCGGGCGTGGCCCCTTTGCCGCGCGCAGGCACCAGTGACTTCGTGGCGCACACGGCGCTGGTGCATGCCGATGGCCGCACGCCCGACGTGGCGGGCCTGATCGCCGAAATGGCGGAGCGCACCACCAGTGGCTATGTGTTCGGCGGTCTTTCGGCCAGCCGGGGCGCCAGCGTGCAGTTCGCCGTCGGCGGCAGTGGCAACCTGGCAGGGCACGGCGCTGCCGGCGGGGTGTTTGCCGGCGGGCTGTCGGGGGTCGCCTTCAGTGCTGATGTGCCCCTGCTCTCCCGTGTCACCCAGGGCTGCCAGCCCGTGGGGGCCACGCACCGTATCACGGCGGCCCAGGACAACGTGGTGCTGCAGCTCGATGGACAGCCTGCACTGGATGTGTTGCTGGACACATTGGAAGTGTCGCTCGATGGCGACCCGCAGCATGCGGTAGAGCGCGTGCGCCACACGCTGGCCGGGCTCATGGATGCCGATGGTGCGTCCCAGGCGGGGCGCACGGGCCACTTCGGCACCGACACCCGGGTACGGCACATCATTGGCCTGGATGGTGCGCGCCATGGCGTGGCACTGGCCGACCAGGTTGAGACGGGGATGCGCCTGGCCTTCTGCCAGCGCAATGTGGCGGCCGCCCGTGCCGACCTCATGCGCATTTGCGCCGAAATTCGCGAAGAACTGGCACCGCAGGAGTTAGAGCCCGTGTCCCTGAACGCCCCTGCGGATGCAGGCCTGGCACCGCTGCATGGGGCCTTGGGTGCCACTTCGCTGCCCCAGCCGGGCCGCCATATCACAGGGGCCATTTACGTGAGTTGTTCAGGGCGGGGCGGAGCGCATTTTGGGGCCCCGGGGGCTGAATTGCAGATTGTGCGCCACGCCCTGGGCGACGTGCCGCTGGTGGGTTTCTTTGCCGGGGGTGAGATTGCGCACCAGCATCTGTATGGCTACACCGGGGTGCTGACGGTGTTCTGCACGGGCTCCTCACCTTGA
- a CDS encoding sulfite oxidase — protein MKSPQSMPRRHMLAGSAAALGTLGLASWTTGAHAQAAAPKPLPAYVSWKDPKALIVHSNNTMETRRSSFGTSVLTPTDQLYVRNNLPPPDASILDNRDAWTISIEGVKTPREFTLAELKTMGLETVATVLQCSGNGRGFFPSKPSGTQWTVGAAGCVFWSGVPVRAVVAALGGVVDGAVYLTGTGGEKLPEGVDPLTVLVERSVPVAALGDAILAWELNGEPIPLAHGGPLRLIVPGYQGVNNIKYIKRLALTPQQSPARIMASSYRLSPPGTKSSPDQRSVWEIVVKSWINGPLSEQGPLKAGMTQIHGVAFAGTQPLQGVEVSVDGGATWSRAQLIGPDLGRFAWRQFVLPVRLAAGTHVLASRATDAAGHAQPAEREENIRGYNNNSWRDHAVTVTVA, from the coding sequence ATGAAATCCCCCCAGTCAATGCCTCGCCGCCACATGTTGGCCGGCAGTGCCGCCGCCCTTGGAACTTTGGGCCTGGCCAGCTGGACAACTGGCGCGCATGCTCAGGCCGCTGCGCCCAAACCTTTGCCCGCCTATGTCAGCTGGAAAGACCCCAAGGCGCTGATCGTGCACAGCAACAACACCATGGAAACGCGGCGTTCTTCGTTTGGCACCAGCGTGTTGACCCCGACAGACCAGTTGTATGTGCGTAATAACCTGCCGCCGCCGGATGCGTCCATTCTGGACAACCGGGATGCCTGGACCATCAGCATCGAAGGGGTGAAAACTCCACGCGAATTTACGCTGGCAGAACTCAAGACAATGGGTCTGGAAACGGTGGCTACGGTGCTGCAGTGCTCGGGCAACGGACGGGGGTTCTTCCCCAGCAAGCCCAGCGGTACGCAATGGACTGTGGGTGCTGCCGGCTGTGTGTTCTGGAGCGGCGTGCCCGTGCGTGCGGTAGTGGCCGCGCTGGGCGGGGTGGTGGATGGCGCGGTGTATCTCACCGGCACGGGCGGTGAAAAACTGCCTGAAGGCGTGGATCCGCTGACGGTACTCGTGGAGCGATCAGTGCCCGTCGCCGCTTTGGGCGACGCCATTTTGGCTTGGGAGCTCAATGGCGAGCCCATCCCTCTCGCCCATGGTGGTCCGCTGCGTCTGATCGTGCCGGGCTACCAGGGGGTGAACAACATCAAGTACATCAAGCGGCTGGCGCTGACCCCGCAGCAATCCCCGGCGCGCATCATGGCCAGCAGCTACCGGCTCTCGCCCCCCGGCACCAAGTCCAGTCCTGACCAGCGTTCGGTCTGGGAAATTGTGGTCAAGTCCTGGATCAATGGCCCCCTTTCCGAGCAAGGGCCTCTGAAGGCCGGTATGACCCAGATCCACGGTGTGGCGTTTGCCGGTACCCAGCCGCTACAAGGCGTGGAAGTCTCCGTCGACGGGGGCGCCACCTGGAGCCGGGCGCAGCTGATCGGCCCCGACCTGGGGCGTTTTGCCTGGCGCCAGTTCGTGCTGCCCGTGCGGTTGGCAGCAGGAACCCATGTGCTGGCCAGCCGGGCCACCGATGCGGCGGGCCACGCGCAGCCTGCCGAGCGCGAGGAAAACATCCGTGGCTACAACAACAACAGCTGGCGTGACCACGCTGTCACTGTGACGGTGGCCTGA
- a CDS encoding DUF2946 family protein, whose amino-acid sequence MQSLRRSRWLACLVLAWFVLSAGVATASPWLAMASLERICSGTGEARFVLSGPPALPALGHALDCPLCSPAVAPPPSAVAALPRLAPPAYANPPRVLAHVAVPTAVPQPARGPPVRA is encoded by the coding sequence ATGCAATCCCTGCGCCGCTCCCGTTGGCTGGCCTGTCTTGTGCTGGCATGGTTCGTCCTGTCTGCCGGGGTGGCCACGGCGTCGCCTTGGCTGGCGATGGCGTCACTGGAACGCATCTGCTCGGGCACGGGCGAGGCCCGGTTCGTGCTATCTGGGCCCCCTGCGCTGCCGGCCCTGGGCCATGCGCTCGATTGCCCGCTGTGCAGCCCCGCTGTTGCGCCCCCGCCGTCCGCAGTGGCCGCCTTGCCCCGGCTGGCGCCCCCTGCGTACGCCAATCCGCCCCGGGTGCTTGCGCATGTAGCCGTTCCCACGGCGGTACCCCAGCCTGCGCGCGGCCCGCCCGTCCGCGCATAA